From the genome of Mercenaria mercenaria strain notata unplaced genomic scaffold, MADL_Memer_1 contig_5040, whole genome shotgun sequence:
AACAATTAATAAGTACGAAAATTACATTTTATGTCATAGATTTTAACCGTATTTCTGATATTCATATTTGCAGTTGTTCTATCTATTTCCCTATCTTATGTGACAGCTTATGTCTCGTAGCAGATCGGACAAATACAAACGATATATTCATTCAATATCAAGATAAAACTTAGGATCGACATTCCGTAAGATAGCTGAGATAGGTGCTTTTGTTCAAATGTGTAAACCTGaaggttttattttgtgtttacttTACTATAACAGGTGAAATGGCGAACAGAGAAATATCAAATGATTTTAGCGCATCAATCACGTGTGATTCTGATTTTATAACTGAAATGTTTTGCGAGTCATGCAAAAAAGACAACGAGTATTCAAAAGCGGAAGGATTTTGTGTTGATTGTGTAGAATATTTCTGtgcaaaatgtatgaaatttcatAAACGATTTCTTCCTCATCATGTACATCAAGATCAGTTAACAATGCCACAGGACTTTTGCCTTGAAACGTGTGAGATACATTCTACGGAGATAATAAAGTTTTTCTGTAAAGCTTGTAGCAGCTTTGCCTGCTCAAAATGCAATAGTGATCTTCACCAAAACTGCAGGACCGTACATGTGCCTGAAATAGTACGGAATATTGAAAAAAGCACCAActttcaattatttaaaagcaAACTTATTCAATGTGAAAAAGAACTCAAAAACGTAACTGAATCATTGGtacaaacaaaacattcagaGGTAGAAAAGTGTTGCAATCATGCGAAATCAGCAATTAAAGCTCAAAGAgaagaaatgaatacaaaatttGATGTCCTTGAAATGAATATTGAAAAAGTATCTATAAAATCAGAACTGATGACGCCAAGCAGCTGGACGATTTAACAGATAAATATGATGAACAGAAATCGAAATGCGAGTCTTTGAGACGTAACGTGGAAATAATGCAAACAGCAGAACAGCGGAGCAAACTCTTCATTACCATGGAGAATTCTAAGAATGTTGTGgaacaatttgaaaaaagtaTTATAGAAATTGAAAATTGTAGTAAAGTGCGAAACTACGTCTATAATCCAAACAGGTATCTTCAGGCAGTAATAGAAGACTGTGATGAAATTGGATCTGTCATCGATTTAGAAAGTGTAGAGGTTGGTTTCAACAATGCTATATACTTTTGAcgatatacatacatgtatctgtaCATTTCTCTAAGATTAAATTTAATGCAGCAAGAACTTTAAATATAACGTTGATGCATTAACAATATGGCCAAAATCACGACAACAGTAAAATAGATGATAGCAATTACGTCAAACAAATAAATGAAGCTTTACTTAAGTTTTTGAATAATGAAAATATGTTCCCCTATGATAagagataagattaataaaaatgcatatatgtaaattaaaagtatcattttgtttttatacttgGTTTCCTTTTCCCTTTACtctgaatgaaaataatatacGTTCAGTTTTTGTAAGAAAACGTTGTATCTTTTTCAGTCTGTCAAAATACATAGATCTGGAGAGGTTTACAACACACACAAGAACGATTTGTTTAAGAGTGCGTTACAGAGCTGTGGCAAAAATAAAACTATTGATTTGCTGCAAGACGAAATTAATGCGTGGAGATCAGAAACCGTAAACATAGCAGTTATCGGTTGTTCTGGTGCTGGCAAATCAACTTTTATAAATAGTATGTGTGAATTTGACGCTGAAGATACCTCTGCTGCAAAAGTTGGATTGACTGAAACGACCACCGCTATTACTCCATATTCACTCCGTAGAAATAAAAACGTTACTCTTTGGGATTTTCCTGGGGTTGGAACAGGAAAGTTTactaagaaaatgtatttagacCTAATTGACtttaaaaagtttgatttttttatagtGGTTGTTTCATCGCGTTTGACAGAGATTGATTTGTGGTTAATGCAAGAAATTGAACATCGTGACAAAACCCTGTATCTGCTTCGAAGTCATTTCGATTGCGATATAGAAAATCTTAGGCGAAAAAAAAGATGCCCGAATAATGTTGATATAAAAACTCTCAAAACACAGATGGTATCTACATACAAGGACGtcttaaaggattttaaaagcAAAGACAATATTTTCCTC
Proteins encoded in this window:
- the LOC123531042 gene encoding T-cell-specific guanine nucleotide triphosphate-binding protein 2-like; translated protein: MQTAEQRSKLFITMENSKNVVEQFEKSIIEIENCSKVRNYVYNPNRYLQAVIEDCDEIGSVIDLESVESVKIHRSGEVYNTHKNDLFKSALQSCGKNKTIDLLQDEINAWRSETVNIAVIGCSGAGKSTFINSMCEFDAEDTSAAKVGLTETTTAITPYSLRRNKNVTLWDFPGVGTGKFTKKMYLDLIDFKKFDFFIVVVSSRLTEIDLWLMQEIEHRDKTLYLLRSHFDCDIENLRRKKRCPNNVDIKTLKTQMVSTYKDVLKDFKSKDNIFLIDSFAFNHYDYERFEKALTADAAQISKSKAHAIIFALPITTEYAKGVKTAKLENRLSHKALHAAYSLPSDVAVAQSLIEEKELYISQLSLPYASQLDLNLDVSKVKGELLDLEERLYHTQVHSAVDELFEQCDKTTQFLLSLFDIVHVYTICRVWLKNSLGSVLLRS